One Branchiostoma lanceolatum isolate klBraLanc5 chromosome 18, klBraLanc5.hap2, whole genome shotgun sequence DNA window includes the following coding sequences:
- the LOC136424283 gene encoding chymotrypsin B-like, with product MLLKLATPATLGDHVSVACLPDQDETHHDVAGTCWITGWGRTSSTADGAPVLQQAILPLKTDSQCSSSWGRNYDSTSMLCAGLNGSSGCMGDSGGPFVCERNGAYDVVGLVSWGSSSCSLSYPTVFARVAAYRGWIEQKTGLTF from the exons ATGCTGCTGAAGCTGGCCACCCCCGCCACCCTCGGAGACCACGTCAGTGTGGCGTGCCTGCCGGACCAGGACGAGACTCACCACGACGTCGCCGGGACCTGCTGGATCACCGGCTGGGGCCGCACCAGCTCAACCG CTGATGGCGCACCCGTCCTCCAGCAGGCCATCCTGCCTCTGAAGACCGACAGCCAGTGCAGCAGCTCCTGGGGCAGGAACTACGACTCCACCAGCATGCTCTGTGCGGGGCTCAATGGCTCTAGCGGATGCATG GGAGACTCCGGCGGTCCGTTTGTCTGTGAGAGGAACGGTGCGTATGACGTGGTGGGGCTAGTGTCCTGGGGATCCAGCTCCTGCAGCCTCTCCTACCCGACAGTCTTCGCGCGTGTCGCCGCCTACAGAGGCTGGATCGAGCAGAAGACCGGGCTgaccttctga
- the LOC136424686 gene encoding chymotrypsinogen 2-like gives MKIFVALAALLAVANGCGNQAIQPRTVGMTRVVNGENALAHSWPWQASLQTSSSWHYCGGVLISDQWVLSAAHCYQSE, from the exons ATGAAGATCTTCGTGGCTCTCGCGGCATTGCTGGCAGTGGCTAATG GATGCGGCAACCAGGCTATCCAACCCCGCACGGTGGGCATGACCCGCGTGGTGAACGGCGAGAACGCACTGGCACACAGCTGGCCATGGCAG GCGTCGCTGCAAACCTCGAGCTCGTGGCACTACTGCGGCGGAGTCCTGATCAGTGACCAGTGGGTGCTGTCGGCTGCTCACTGCTACCAATCCGAGTGA